The following are encoded together in the Conger conger chromosome 11, fConCon1.1, whole genome shotgun sequence genome:
- the vcp gene encoding transitional endoplasmic reticulum ATPase isoform X1, translating into MASGGESKNDDLSTAILKQKNRPNRLIVDESINEDNSVVSLSQAKMDELQLFRGDTVLLKGKKRRETVCIVLSDDTCSDEKVRMNRVVRNNLRVRLGDVVSIQPCPDVKYGKRIHVLPLDDTVEGITGNLFEVYLKPYFLEAYRPIRKGDIFLVRGGMRAVEFKVVETDPSPYCIVAPDTVIHCEGEPIKREDEEESLNEVGYDDIGGVRKQLAQIKEMVELPLRHPALFKAIGVKPPRGILLYGPPGTGKTLIARAVANETGAFFFLINGPEIMSKLAGESESNLRKAFEEAEKNAPAIIFIDELDAIAPKREKTHGEVERRIVSQLLTLMDGLKQRAHVIVMAATNRPNSIDPALRRFGRFDREVDIGIPDATGRLEILQIHTKNMKLADDVDLEQVANETHGHVGADLAALCSEAALQAIRKKMDLIDLEDETIDAEVMNSLAVTMDDFRWALSQSNPSALRETVVEVPNITWEDIGGLEDVKRELQELVQYPVEHPDKFLKFGMTPSKGVLFYGPPGCGKTLLAKAIANECQANFISIKGPELLTMWFGESEANVREIFDKARQAAPCVLFFDELDSIAKARGGNVGDGGGAADRVINQILTEMDGMSSKKNVFIIGATNRPDIIDPAILRPGRLDQLIYIPLPDEKSRMAILKANLRKSPISKDVDLEFLAKMTNGFSGADLTEICQRACKLAIRESIENEIRRERERQTNPSAMEVEEDDPVPEIRKDHFEEAMRFARRSVSDNDIRKYEMFAQTLQQSRGFGSFRFPSSSQGGSGPSQGSAGGSGGNVFNEDNDDDLYG; encoded by the exons ATCCAAAAATGATGATCTATCAACGGCTATTTTAAAGCAAAAGAACAGACCAAACCGATTGATTGTGGATGAATCGATCAATGAGGACAACAGTGTGGTCTCACTTTCACAG GCTAAGATGGACGAGCTGCAGCTCTTCAGGGGCGACACAGTCCTGCTGAAGGGGAAGAAGAGGCGGGAGACTGTGTGCATCGTCCTCTCAGACGACACCTGCTCCGACGAGAAAGTGCGCATGAACCGGGTCGTCCGCAACAACCTTCGGGTGCGCCTGGGAGATGTAGTCAG CATCCAGCCTTGCCCAGATGTGAAGTACGGAAAGCGCATTCATGTGCTGCCCCTTGACGACACAGTGGAGGGGATCACTGGAAACCTGTTTGAGGTGTATCTGAAGCCATACTTCCTGGAAGCCTACAGGCCAATCCGGAAAG GTGATATTTTCCTGGTCCGAGGCGGGATGCGGGCCGTGGAGTTTAAAGTGGTGGAGACGGACCCCAGCCCCTACTGCATCGTGGCTCCAGACACAGTCATCCACTGCGAGGGGGAGCCCATCAAGCGAGAG GATGAGGAGGAGTCTCTGAATGAGGTGGGCTATGATGACATTGGAGGCGTTCGCAAGCAGCTGGCCCAGATCAAGGAGATGGTGGAGCTCCCTCTCAGACACCCAGCTCTGTTCAAGGCCATCGGCGTCAAG CCCCCACGTGGAATTCTCCTGTATGGACCCCCTGGAACTGGAAAGACCCTTATTGCACGTGCTGTAGCCAATGAAACTGGAGCTTTCTTCTTCCTCATCAATG GCCCGGAGATCATGAGCAAGCTCGCCGGAGAGTCTGAGAGCAACCTGAGGAAAGCCTTCGAAGAGGCAGAGAAGAACGCCCCCGCCATCATCTTCATCGACGAGCTCGACGCCATTGCACCcaagagagagaag ACCcacggagaggtggagaggcgCATTGTGTCTCAGCTCCTGACCCTGATGGACGGGCTCAAACAGAGGGCTCACGTCATCGTCATGGCAGCCACAAACAGACCCAACAGCATCGACCCGGCGCTCCGACGATTCG GGCGCTTTGATAGGGAGGTGGACATTGGCATCCCTGACGCAACCGGTCGCCTTGAGATCCTCCAGATTCACACCAAGAACATGAAACTGGCTGATGATGTTGACCTTGAGCAG GTGGCCAATGAAACCCACGGCCATGTCGGAGCTGATCTGGCCGCGCTCTGTTCAGAAGCTGCTCTCCAGGCCATCAGGAAGAAGATGGACCTCATCGATCTGGAGGACGAGACCATCGATGCCGAGGTCATGAACTCCCTGGCCGTTACCATGGACGACTTCAGG TGGGCCCTGAGTCAGAGTAACCCCTCAGCACTGAGGGAGACGGTGGTTGAAGTGCCTAACATCACCTGGGAAGACATCGGTGGACTGGAGGACGTCAAGAGAGAACTGCAGGAGCTTGTACAG TACCCAGTGGAGCACCCAGACAAATTCCTGAAGTTCGGCATGACCCCATCCAAGGGGGTGCTGTTCTACGGGCCCCCCGGCTGTGGTAAAACTCTGCTGGCGAAGGCCATCGCCAACGAGTGCCAGGCCAATTTCATCTCCATCAAAGGGCCTGAGCTGCTCACCATGTGGTTCGGAGAGTCTGAGGCCAACGTGCGCGAAATCTTCGACAAG GCGCGTCAGGCGGCCCCCTGCGTCCTGTTCTTCGACGAGCTGGACTCCATCGCCAAGGCCCGCGGCGGTAACGTGGGCGACGGGGGCGGAGCGGCCGACAGGGTCATCAACCAGATCCTGACGGAGATGGACGGCATGTCCAGCAAGAAGAACGTCTTCATCATCGGCGCCACCAACAGGCCAGACATCATCGACCCCGCCATCCTGCGACCCGGCCGCCTCGACCAGCTCATCTACATCCCCCTGCCCGACGAGAAGTCCCGCATGGCCATCCTGAAGGCCAACCTGCGCAAGTCCCCCATCTCCAAG GATGTGGACTTGGAGTTCCTGGCTAAGATGACCAATGGCTTCTCTGGAGCTGACCTTACGGAGATCTGCCAGCGGGCCTGCAAGCTGGCCATCCGAGAGTCCATCGAGAATGAGATCAGGAGGGAGCGCGAGAGACAGACCAACCCCTCAGCCATG GAGGTGGAAGAGGACGACCCCGTTCCAGAGATCCGGAAGGACCACTTCGAAGAGGCCATGCGCTTTGCTCGCCGCTCGGTCAGCGACAACGACATCCGCAAATACGAGATGTTCGCCCAGACCCTGCAACAGAGCCGAGGCTTCGGCAGCTTCAG ATTCCCCTCCAGTAGCCAGGGGGGCAGCGGCCCGAGCCAGGGCTCGGCCGGAGGCAGCGGGGGCAACGTCTTCAACGAGGACAACGACGACGACCTCTACGGGTAA
- the vcp gene encoding transitional endoplasmic reticulum ATPase isoform X2 translates to MDESKNDDLSTAILKQKNRPNRLIVDESINEDNSVVSLSQAKMDELQLFRGDTVLLKGKKRRETVCIVLSDDTCSDEKVRMNRVVRNNLRVRLGDVVSIQPCPDVKYGKRIHVLPLDDTVEGITGNLFEVYLKPYFLEAYRPIRKGDIFLVRGGMRAVEFKVVETDPSPYCIVAPDTVIHCEGEPIKREDEEESLNEVGYDDIGGVRKQLAQIKEMVELPLRHPALFKAIGVKPPRGILLYGPPGTGKTLIARAVANETGAFFFLINGPEIMSKLAGESESNLRKAFEEAEKNAPAIIFIDELDAIAPKREKTHGEVERRIVSQLLTLMDGLKQRAHVIVMAATNRPNSIDPALRRFGRFDREVDIGIPDATGRLEILQIHTKNMKLADDVDLEQVANETHGHVGADLAALCSEAALQAIRKKMDLIDLEDETIDAEVMNSLAVTMDDFRWALSQSNPSALRETVVEVPNITWEDIGGLEDVKRELQELVQYPVEHPDKFLKFGMTPSKGVLFYGPPGCGKTLLAKAIANECQANFISIKGPELLTMWFGESEANVREIFDKARQAAPCVLFFDELDSIAKARGGNVGDGGGAADRVINQILTEMDGMSSKKNVFIIGATNRPDIIDPAILRPGRLDQLIYIPLPDEKSRMAILKANLRKSPISKDVDLEFLAKMTNGFSGADLTEICQRACKLAIRESIENEIRRERERQTNPSAMEVEEDDPVPEIRKDHFEEAMRFARRSVSDNDIRKYEMFAQTLQQSRGFGSFRFPSSSQGGSGPSQGSAGGSGGNVFNEDNDDDLYG, encoded by the exons ATCCAAAAATGATGATCTATCAACGGCTATTTTAAAGCAAAAGAACAGACCAAACCGATTGATTGTGGATGAATCGATCAATGAGGACAACAGTGTGGTCTCACTTTCACAG GCTAAGATGGACGAGCTGCAGCTCTTCAGGGGCGACACAGTCCTGCTGAAGGGGAAGAAGAGGCGGGAGACTGTGTGCATCGTCCTCTCAGACGACACCTGCTCCGACGAGAAAGTGCGCATGAACCGGGTCGTCCGCAACAACCTTCGGGTGCGCCTGGGAGATGTAGTCAG CATCCAGCCTTGCCCAGATGTGAAGTACGGAAAGCGCATTCATGTGCTGCCCCTTGACGACACAGTGGAGGGGATCACTGGAAACCTGTTTGAGGTGTATCTGAAGCCATACTTCCTGGAAGCCTACAGGCCAATCCGGAAAG GTGATATTTTCCTGGTCCGAGGCGGGATGCGGGCCGTGGAGTTTAAAGTGGTGGAGACGGACCCCAGCCCCTACTGCATCGTGGCTCCAGACACAGTCATCCACTGCGAGGGGGAGCCCATCAAGCGAGAG GATGAGGAGGAGTCTCTGAATGAGGTGGGCTATGATGACATTGGAGGCGTTCGCAAGCAGCTGGCCCAGATCAAGGAGATGGTGGAGCTCCCTCTCAGACACCCAGCTCTGTTCAAGGCCATCGGCGTCAAG CCCCCACGTGGAATTCTCCTGTATGGACCCCCTGGAACTGGAAAGACCCTTATTGCACGTGCTGTAGCCAATGAAACTGGAGCTTTCTTCTTCCTCATCAATG GCCCGGAGATCATGAGCAAGCTCGCCGGAGAGTCTGAGAGCAACCTGAGGAAAGCCTTCGAAGAGGCAGAGAAGAACGCCCCCGCCATCATCTTCATCGACGAGCTCGACGCCATTGCACCcaagagagagaag ACCcacggagaggtggagaggcgCATTGTGTCTCAGCTCCTGACCCTGATGGACGGGCTCAAACAGAGGGCTCACGTCATCGTCATGGCAGCCACAAACAGACCCAACAGCATCGACCCGGCGCTCCGACGATTCG GGCGCTTTGATAGGGAGGTGGACATTGGCATCCCTGACGCAACCGGTCGCCTTGAGATCCTCCAGATTCACACCAAGAACATGAAACTGGCTGATGATGTTGACCTTGAGCAG GTGGCCAATGAAACCCACGGCCATGTCGGAGCTGATCTGGCCGCGCTCTGTTCAGAAGCTGCTCTCCAGGCCATCAGGAAGAAGATGGACCTCATCGATCTGGAGGACGAGACCATCGATGCCGAGGTCATGAACTCCCTGGCCGTTACCATGGACGACTTCAGG TGGGCCCTGAGTCAGAGTAACCCCTCAGCACTGAGGGAGACGGTGGTTGAAGTGCCTAACATCACCTGGGAAGACATCGGTGGACTGGAGGACGTCAAGAGAGAACTGCAGGAGCTTGTACAG TACCCAGTGGAGCACCCAGACAAATTCCTGAAGTTCGGCATGACCCCATCCAAGGGGGTGCTGTTCTACGGGCCCCCCGGCTGTGGTAAAACTCTGCTGGCGAAGGCCATCGCCAACGAGTGCCAGGCCAATTTCATCTCCATCAAAGGGCCTGAGCTGCTCACCATGTGGTTCGGAGAGTCTGAGGCCAACGTGCGCGAAATCTTCGACAAG GCGCGTCAGGCGGCCCCCTGCGTCCTGTTCTTCGACGAGCTGGACTCCATCGCCAAGGCCCGCGGCGGTAACGTGGGCGACGGGGGCGGAGCGGCCGACAGGGTCATCAACCAGATCCTGACGGAGATGGACGGCATGTCCAGCAAGAAGAACGTCTTCATCATCGGCGCCACCAACAGGCCAGACATCATCGACCCCGCCATCCTGCGACCCGGCCGCCTCGACCAGCTCATCTACATCCCCCTGCCCGACGAGAAGTCCCGCATGGCCATCCTGAAGGCCAACCTGCGCAAGTCCCCCATCTCCAAG GATGTGGACTTGGAGTTCCTGGCTAAGATGACCAATGGCTTCTCTGGAGCTGACCTTACGGAGATCTGCCAGCGGGCCTGCAAGCTGGCCATCCGAGAGTCCATCGAGAATGAGATCAGGAGGGAGCGCGAGAGACAGACCAACCCCTCAGCCATG GAGGTGGAAGAGGACGACCCCGTTCCAGAGATCCGGAAGGACCACTTCGAAGAGGCCATGCGCTTTGCTCGCCGCTCGGTCAGCGACAACGACATCCGCAAATACGAGATGTTCGCCCAGACCCTGCAACAGAGCCGAGGCTTCGGCAGCTTCAG ATTCCCCTCCAGTAGCCAGGGGGGCAGCGGCCCGAGCCAGGGCTCGGCCGGAGGCAGCGGGGGCAACGTCTTCAACGAGGACAACGACGACGACCTCTACGGGTAA
- the akr1a1a gene encoding aldo-keto reductase family 1 member A1-A encodes MSCPCVTLSTGQKMPLVGLGTWKSAPGQVKQAVLSALDCGYRHIDCAAAYGNEQEVGEALTERVGPGKVLRREDVFVTSKLWNTQHHPDDVESACRLSLAHLGLDYLDLYLMHWPMAFQRGTEVMPRNADGSIRYADTHYRDTWKAMEALVDLGLVKAIGLSNFNARQIDDVLSMANHKPVVNQVECHPYLIQAQLLAHCGERGVLVTAYSPLGSPDRPWATPGEPLLLEDPQVLDIASRNGKSPAQVIIRWQVQRGVICIPKSITPSRIQQNIQVFDFKLSDEDMKQIESFNKNERLIIPTIERDGQKVWRDAVHPHFPFHDPC; translated from the exons ATGAGCTGCCCCTGTGTCACCCTCTCCACTGGGCAGAAGATGCCCCTGGTGGGGCTGGGGACCTGGAAAAGTGCCCCGGGACAG gtgAAGCAGGCGGTGCTGAGTGCACTTGACTGCGGCTACAGACACATTGACTGTGCAGCTGCATACGGCAACGAACAGGAAGTGGGCGAAGCCTTGACAGAGAGGGTGGGGCCTGGCAAG GTACTCAGAAGAGAGGACGTATTTGTGACGTCCAAACTGTGGAACACTCAGCATCACCCTGACGACGTAGAGTCGGCCTGCAGGTTGAGTCTCGCTCACCTGGGTCTGGATTACCTGGATCTATATCTCATGCACTGGCCAATGGCCTTCCA GAGGGGGACTGAGGTAATGCCTCGAAACGCCGATGGCTCGATCcgatatgcagacacacactaccGCGATACCTGGAAGGCCATGGAGGCTCTGGTGGACCTGGGGCTGGTGAAGGCCATCGGCCTGTCCAACTTCAACGCTCGGCAGATCGACGATGTTCTCAGCATGGCTAATCACAAGCCAGTGGTGAACCAG GTGGAGTGTCACCCGTACCTGATCCAGGCCCAGCTCTTGGCTCACTGTGGGGAGCGGGGGGTGCTGGTGACGGCCTACAGCCCCCTGGGCTCCCCTGACCGGCCCTGGGCCACCCCCGGTGAGCCCCTCCTGCTGGAGGACCCGCAAGTGCTCGACATCGCCAGCCGAAATGGGAAGAGCCCCGCTCAGGTCATCATCAG GTGGCAGGTACAAAGAGGAGTGATCTGCATCCCAAAGAGTATCACTCCTTCTAGAATCCAACAGAACATTCAG GTATTTGATTTCAAGCTGTCAGACGAAGATATGAAGCAGATTGAATCGTTTAACAAAAACGAGAGGCTTATAATTCCCACTATAGAA agagatggacagaagGTGTGGAGAGATGCAGTCCATCCTCACTTCCCCTTTCATGACCCATGCTGA